One region of Parerythrobacter jejuensis genomic DNA includes:
- a CDS encoding formylglycine-generating enzyme family protein: MRLYLLLFTILSTLSFDAPQAQELRDAEQPSPIARGEAPAASSVLGLVEKDCDECPEMRRVTLENGDSILVATHELTWREYNFSVEQSQCPLPSQVASVPSSDLPVTHISPIEFNCYLDWLNGRTQGGYRLPTAEEWRAFAKPAAQRKFPWGEELGWDNAVVFEHFDPAPLRKFNVAHSWVGGRTPSIHSFLLPVGSFAPSERGLYDIVGNVAEYTSTWEPGPPTCLRVASSQECQVAVILGGGVFDLVAEDGFMAFASKRFVNLPQDVGFRIVRNGE, from the coding sequence ATGCGCCTCTATCTTCTCTTGTTCACAATTCTCTCAACGCTTTCATTCGACGCGCCTCAGGCTCAGGAGTTACGCGATGCAGAGCAACCCAGCCCAATAGCGCGCGGAGAGGCACCAGCAGCATCCAGCGTGCTCGGCTTGGTCGAAAAGGACTGCGATGAGTGTCCAGAAATGAGGCGAGTGACGCTAGAAAACGGCGACTCCATTCTCGTAGCAACACATGAGCTAACATGGCGCGAGTACAATTTTAGTGTCGAGCAATCGCAGTGCCCTTTGCCTAGTCAAGTTGCCAGCGTTCCCTCCAGCGATCTGCCGGTGACGCATATCTCCCCAATCGAGTTCAACTGCTATCTGGACTGGCTAAATGGCAGAACGCAAGGCGGGTATCGTCTTCCCACGGCGGAAGAGTGGCGCGCTTTCGCCAAGCCGGCCGCGCAACGCAAGTTCCCGTGGGGGGAAGAGCTAGGATGGGATAATGCCGTGGTCTTTGAGCACTTCGACCCGGCTCCGCTGCGCAAATTTAACGTAGCTCATTCTTGGGTTGGAGGGCGCACACCATCGATTCACAGTTTCCTACTCCCCGTAGGAAGTTTCGCTCCTAGTGAGCGCGGTCTCTACGATATTGTCGGTAACGTGGCAGAATATACGAGCACTTGGGAGCCTGGGCCCCCGACTTGTCTTCGCGTAGCCAGTAGCCAGGAATGCCAGGTGGCTGTCATTCTCGGCGGCGGCGTCTTCGATCTCGTTGCTGAAGATGGGTTCATGGCATTCGCCTCGAAGCGGTTCGTGAACCTACCACAAGACGTCGGTTTCAGAATTGTGAGAAACGGTGAATGA
- the soxR gene encoding redox-sensitive transcriptional activator SoxR has translation MHKNDLLPIGELARRTGLSVSAIRYYEDKGLISSLRTNGNQRRFLRGEIRRFSFILIAQRLGLSLGQIEDQLARLPQGRNPTARDWKQISTAIRADLDARIAELERARKRLDGCIGCGCLSLKTCGIYNPADKLAAQGPGPRQVLGG, from the coding sequence ATGCACAAGAACGACCTTCTCCCGATCGGGGAACTTGCCCGCCGCACCGGCCTCTCGGTCTCGGCGATCCGTTACTACGAGGATAAGGGACTGATCAGCTCCTTGCGCACAAACGGCAACCAACGGCGATTCTTGCGCGGTGAGATCAGGCGGTTCAGCTTTATCCTGATTGCACAGCGTCTGGGATTGTCACTGGGCCAGATCGAGGATCAGCTTGCGCGCTTGCCGCAGGGCCGCAACCCGACCGCACGCGACTGGAAACAGATCAGCACCGCCATCCGGGCCGACCTGGATGCGCGCATTGCCGAGCTCGAGCGCGCTCGCAAACGGCTCGACGGCTGCATCGGCTGCGGCTGCCTCAGCCTGAAGACCTGCGGGATTTACAACCCGGCCGACAAACTGGCGGCCCAAGGACCAGGGCCAAGACAGGTGCTGGGTGGATAG